Genomic window (candidate division WOR-3 bacterium):
GCCGCGGAGTTGAACCGCCTCGCCGCCGGCGCCGGCGGCCGGCCAATCGAGGACGAGGAACTGCTCGAAGAGACAACCGACATCACCGAGTCACCGGACCTGCTGCTCTGTTCATTCAATCCCGACTACCTGGACCTGCCGGCCGAAATCCTGACCACCGCGCTCAAGAAGCACCAACGCTGCTTCTCCATCCGGGAGACTTCGTCAATCGACATTCGGAGTTCGGCCTTGCCGAAGCTCCTCCCCCACTTCGTGGCGGTCACCAACACCCCGGGCTGCGACGCCAAGATGGTCAGCGGCTGGTACGAAAAGGCCGCCGAGTCACGGCTCCGCGACGCCCGCTTCTTTGTCGAAGCGGACATCAAGCATGGACTCGAAGCCCTGGTCGAAGAAGAGAAACAGGTTACCTGGATCGAAGGCATGGGCACCTACTTCGACAAGACGAAGCGACTCGAGGCACTGTGCGACTACATGGCCACGCTGGTCGCTGGAACCGACTCCGACTCACTTAAGCGGGCCGCGACGCTCTGCAAGGCCGATCTGCTCACAAACATGGTGCGTGAGAAGGAGTTCACATCGCTGCAGGGACGCATCGGCGGTATCTACGCCCGCAGGCTGGGCGATTCGCCGGCTGTGGCCGATGCCATTGCGGAGCACTACCTGCCCCGCTTCGTCGGCGACAAGCTGCCGCAGACCCGCAACGGCGCGCTCCTCTCCATCGCCGACAAGCTCGACAACATCGTCGCCACCTTCCTGACCGGCGAGATACCCACCGGCTCTGAAGACCCGTTCGCCCTGCGCAGGCAGGCAACCGGGCTTCTGACTATTGTACTCAAGCAGAGCCTGCCGGTTGACATTGGTGCCCTGATCTCTACTGCTCTCAAGCTCTTCCCTTCTCCAAAGGACGAGTATGCCACGCAGATTCCCGGCCTGCTCCGCGAACGGCTCAACGCCCTGCTTGCGGACGAGGGAATCAGGTACGACATCGCGGCCGCGGTGATGGAGACGAGCTGGCAGCAGCCGGCCCAAGCCATGGTTCGCGCCAACGCACTCTCCGTGTTCCGCGACCAGCCGGAATTCCTCAAACTGGTAGTCGGACAGAAACGAGTGGCGAACATCCTCAAGGGTTCGACCGTCGAAGGTCTGTCTGCCGAACCGCTTCTTACCGAGCCAACCGAGAAACTGCTCTGGCAGGAGTCTCGCAAGGTCGAGCCCGACCTCGACCACGCGCTTGCCGCGCACGACTACCGTCACGCCTTCGAGCTGCTCTTGAGCCTACGCCCGACCATAGACAGGTTCTTCGACGACGTCCTGGTAATGGCGAAGGAAGAAGACCTGCGCACGAACCGCCTGCGACTCCTCGCCTACGTCCGCTCCCTGTTCGGCCGACTCGCGGACCTGTCCAAGATAGTCATCGAAGGCGAATAGTGGCCTGGTGGTCCCGTAGTCTAGTGGTCCAGTGACGGAAAGAGGCCACGAAAGCACGAAAACCACGAAACCGACAATCGACGCCGCTCAAAGGCCTGCTTCATCCGGCTTCGTGTCTTCGTGGCCAACGCTCCTCGACGTCCGGCATTCTGCAATCTGCATTCTGCAATCTGCATTCTGCTTTCTCTTGCTCCTCTCCTGCCGCCCCGCTGTCCCCAATCGTCAATCATCAATCGTCAATCGCCAATCCCCTGAGGCCCCTCGTCCCAGCCTTCCGACTGTCGAACTGCGCATCAGAGACGCCGGCCTCATCGCCGAAGTCGTTTCCCGGCCGCAAGACCGCGCCCTCGGCCTGATGTTCCGCCGCAGCATGGCCCCTGACTCAGGAATGCTCTTTGTGTTTGACTCGAATGATCTCCAGCGCTTCTGGATGAAGAACACGCTCATACCGTTGAGCATTGCCTTCATCACCAGCGACTCACTCATCACGGATATCCTCGAAATGGCCCCACTCGACACGACCACACCCTACAGCTCGACGAGGCCGGTTCTCTACGCGCTGGAGATGAACTCGGGCTGGTTCCAGTCCAAGGGCATCAAGCCCGGCGACACCGTCCGCGGCATTCCGTACAAGTAGCCGCACGTCCGAGCGGCAGAAGTTTAGACTTTGGCTACACTGAGGTCATCTAGGAATGCATGCCAACCACAGCAGTTCCAATCACATGTTCTCTCTTCCCGAAAGTCCCCTCCCTCGTCCCCGGGGCCGTCCCCCCTGTTACCCAGCAGGTTGGCCGGAAGGCAGTTCCCAAGACCACCTCGAAGGCCATCCGGAGAGGAATCTGGAAAGCTGCCCCGACTGCCATTCGGTCAGCTACTCGGAGTGCTACTTGAAGGAGAACTCGGCGAGCTGCAGGGAGAGCTGCGAGGAAAGCTATTCTCCAAGCAGCTCCACAGTTTGTCTGGAGAATCGCCCACGAAGCAGCCCGGAGAGCAACCCGGCAGATAGTCCGGAGAATAGCTGGGAGAACTGCTGGGCAGATTGCCCGGCGGGTTGCTTGGGGGACTGTAACTGCGGGTCCGTCAACGACCCGGCCGCGAGTGCGCCGTTACTTCAGCTTGACGACCCTGGCGCGTACATTCTTGCGCTACCGTCACGGCTTGCCCTGGTAGCAGATCCAGCTCTGCATGAGGAAGCCCACCGTGTCGAACTGCGTTGCGAGGTATCTGGCAAGCCTCAAGCTATCGCGGTCAGATGCCCATACCCACAGCTTGTCCGGGCCGGGATTGGCCCTGCTGACGCGACAGCGGTCCGGCCATGACCCGCCCATCGTGTCCAGATCCAGCTCAATTGACCACGGGGTGGTGAATCTGTGTGTATCAGCGGGAATGCCGATCAGACAAGTGAACTCAATACTGCTCTTCCCGGTGCTGAAGAGCTCGATACGCCGATACCCCTCGCTCCTCGGCTTGTGACATGCGAAGAGGGTGGCGACAGCGAAAACACAGAGCCAAACACGGTCAGGTCGGGTCTTGCACATGCGCGACCCCCTAGACATAACCACTCACCTCAGCCTTGCGACCTTGGCGCGGAGGCGGGGACCGGCTTCGATGACATACACCCCGGGCGGACCGGTCGTGTTCCTGGCCCCATGTCACTCGACGAGAACGACCTTCCGAATGGCTAGTGCCTGAACCTGCGCTTGGGCTTCCCGGACGTAGTAGACGCCCGGCGCTAGCGCCAGCGCACAGAGGAGGACCAGTCTTGGCTTCATCGTCTTGGCACCACGCCCTAGCTGCAAGGAGTCTAGAAGTGCCATGAGCATCTGTCAATGGCCAGTCGCGTTCGTCCTTCCCCACGCTCTCCTTTCCGCTCCAAGGCAGGTGGAGCGAACGGGACATCTGTTACGGGCTTGGTTGCCGAGCAGCGGGTTTTCGCCTGACGGACAGCGCTTGAGGCGGCCGTTCTTCAACTCGAACCCACCCACCCCGAGATCCCAGAACCACCGGTCCATCCAATCCAGAGGTCTTGTAGCGATCCAGCCGCTTGTAGCCGGTTTTCCGGCTGATGCCGAAACGTTGGCACGTCTCGCTCTTGTTGACGTCAGCCTCACGTGCGATCAGCACAAACTCAGCTCGGGCTTGTTGCAGCCCGCGAACCATCCAGTACATATGTACACCTCCGTTTACTCTAAGTGCTACCTGTGTCCTGATAGTAGCCGGATACCTATGTCCTGAGCTTGGACCCCAACTCGGAACTTGGCGTGTCAAGACGCTCTCCCTCTGGCACTGCACCCGAAAACTTCCCTCATTGTATGAGGCTAACATGCGAAGAGCCAATCCACATACCCGTGCCGGGATTCCGGGCACTTCCCACTATTGACAGCGACAGCCGTCAGGTTTATCATGAAGACAATGGCAGCGCGGACAGAAGAGGAGCAGACCGAGCACGACCTCGTAATCGAGGCGGCGGTAGAACAACTTGCGAACAGCGCCAAGTACCAACTCCAGGCCAATCCCGGAACTGAGATGAACGTGGCAGTCGGACGTCAGTACCCGGACATCATAGTCACTGAAAAGGGGTCATCCAAGGTAAGACTGGTCATCGAAGTGGAGACGACCGACACGGTGGGCGATCAGGAGTTGAACCATTGGCGCGCTCTTGCCGGATTGGGTCCGCCGCTGTACATGCTGACCCCGTATACCGCAACCGCGGACGCCGAGCGTCTATGTTTGACGGCTGGAATCAAGTGCCATCACGGCTACTACCACAGGGACGAGATGGGCCGCTTCAAGATAGTCCTCAAGAAGGACTCCGCGCCGCACGCCAGCACAGCCCACCACTCACCGCGGTAGCCGTACCGCAGCCAGGTCCGAGCGCCTTTCGACCCCGGCTCGTTCCTTTGCTTGACAATCCGGCACAACGGATAGAATGTCAATAAGTTGCCCAAGTTCTACCTTCAGACCTACGGTTGCCAGATGAACGTCTGTGAGTCCGGCGTCGTTCGCCGGGTGCTGACCGATGCCGGACTGGCCGAGACCGCTGATGAGCGGGACGCCGATGTGCTGTTGATGATGACCTGCTCTGTTCGCAGCCATGCCGAGCAACGTGCACTGGGCCGGCTTGGCAGCTTCCGCGCCCTCCGTTCAGAACAGAAAGACCGGGTCGTCGGCGTCCTCGGGTGCATGGCCCAGCGGTTCGCAGAGGCTCTCATCACCGATCATCATGCGGACATCGTGGTCGGGCCGGATGAATACCTGCGCCTGCCCAAGCTGATCGCAGACGTCCAAGCCGGTGGTGCCGGCACCGTCGCAACCCGCCAGACCAACGAGTGCTACGACACGATAACGCCGCAACCGGGCAGTTCGGTATCCGCGTTTGTCACGGTGATGCGGGGTTGCGACAACTACTGTACCTACTGCATCGTCCCGTATGTCAAAGGTCACG
Coding sequences:
- a CDS encoding DUF192 domain-containing protein, with the translated sequence MFRRSMAPDSGMLFVFDSNDLQRFWMKNTLIPLSIAFITSDSLITDILEMAPLDTTTPYSSTRPVLYALEMNSGWFQSKGIKPGDTVRGIPYK
- a CDS encoding glycine--tRNA ligase subunit beta; its protein translation is RAPADRQISRTFRLISLHLRGAIPADRLTSLRGSPCTQARTHLLPCRLDNPAGRSNILTMKQLLLEIGTEEIPASFLGPALADLERRVRAALSEHEIPAGTCEFFSTPRRLAIRLRDVAEGKPAQVVELQGPPRKAAFDPQGNPTKTAVGFSAAHGKTPADLYIKQTPRGEYVFVKKQADAVPTTNVLREGLPGIIAALPFPKNMRWDQTGVRFARPIRWLVCLFDTEIVGFQFGELQSGAVSQGLRNSEPRSFPIPSPAEYESTLRTHGVIVPRDARRTAIAAELNRLAAGAGGRPIEDEELLEETTDITESPDLLLCSFNPDYLDLPAEILTTALKKHQRCFSIRETSSIDIRSSALPKLLPHFVAVTNTPGCDAKMVSGWYEKAAESRLRDARFFVEADIKHGLEALVEEEKQVTWIEGMGTYFDKTKRLEALCDYMATLVAGTDSDSLKRAATLCKADLLTNMVREKEFTSLQGRIGGIYARRLGDSPAVADAIAEHYLPRFVGDKLPQTRNGALLSIADKLDNIVATFLTGEIPTGSEDPFALRRQATGLLTIVLKQSLPVDIGALISTALKLFPSPKDEYATQIPGLLRERLNALLADEGIRYDIAAAVMETSWQQPAQAMVRANALSVFRDQPEFLKLVVGQKRVANILKGSTVEGLSAEPLLTEPTEKLLWQESRKVEPDLDHALAAHDYRHAFELLLSLRPTIDRFFDDVLVMAKEEDLRTNRLRLLAYVRSLFGRLADLSKIVIEGE